AAGATTCTCAATTAAATGATTTTGTTGTGGAGAGTAAAGATATAAATGAAGATGGCATTCTTGAGTTTGTTCGTACCGTACGTCCAAAAGGTTGGGAAGAGAAGTCACATGGAGAGAGTCCGCTCCTTGAACGATACGTACAGTGGAGTGAAGAGGGAATTAAGCCTATAGAAGAAAGATATGTCAATATAGAAAAAGGATATTTTGTCAAAATTCCTAAAGAGTTAATTGGAAAGATAACTATCCCGACTCAGCAAGAGGAATCCAACGTTCAGAAATTTTCAAATGCTAGTACAAATGAATTATGGCTTGAAGTCCATATTTTTAAGCGGAAAGGGTGGATGAAAATAAAAGGATATGAGGCAGCGGTTAAAACGAATTCTCATGTATATGCAGTACCGAAGCAATCAAATTTTGAAAAAGTGAAAGCCTATATAAAACCGTTAGCGGACTATCAGTAAGAGTAGGGAGGTGTGAATTATGCCAATAATTTTAGTATTAGAAGATGAAATCCCAATTCGTAGCTTTATTGTTTTAAATCTGAAACATGCTGGGTTTCATGTATTAGAAGCTACTACTGGAGAAGAAGCACTGGAGATTTTACGCGAACATACTGTTGATGTCGCGTTACTTGACGTAATGTTACCAGGGATTGATGGGTTTCAAGTATGTAAAACGATTCGGGAAGATAATAAAAAAATCGGTATTATTATGTTAACCGCACGTGTACAAGATGAGGATAAGGTGCAAGGACTTGGAATGGGAGCAGATGATTATATTGTGAAACCATTTAGTCCAGTAGAGTTAACTGCCCGTATACAATCTTTATTAAGAAGAATAGAAGTACATGAAGAAAAAACGAATATACTGACATCTGGGCCATTTTCATTAAATATCGCACAAGAAAGTTTATATAGAGAAGGACAACTAGTTGATTTAACCCCTACAGAGTATATGATATTACACTATTTAATGAATAATGCCTCGATACCCGTTTCACGTGATAAAATTTTAAATGAGATATGGGGAGTTAATTATGTAGGTGAAACGAAAGTAGTAGATGTAAATATGAGGCGCTTACGTCAAAAGGTAGAACAGAAGCCATCTGAACCTCAATTTATCTTAACAGTGTGGGGGAAAGGATATGTCTGGAAGGAAGCTGTAAGATGAGGCGGAAAGTGACTCTATACTTTATGACGGTCATTACACTTATGCTTGTATTATTTGAAGTAGTATTTTCGGTTTCAATTTATCGATATTATTACAATGGGATTGTGCAATATATAGAATCTCATGCGAAGACGAGTACACGTTTTTTTTCTGAGTACAATTCACTATATTTTATTCGTTTGAAAGAATATAGTGGTGACATAATTGGGAGTTTTCAATTGGAAGGAACAGAATTACAATTGATTGATCGACACGGAACGATTATACAGTCTTCAAGTGGGCAAAAGGTAGAAGGAAAGGTGAATATTCCATATTCCCTATTAGAAGGGGACATGCATCACAGAGTTATTATTACGAAAGACAAGCAAGAACAATTAGAAGTATTAAGTCCACTCATACATCAAGGGCAAACTATCGGTGTTTTAAAATATACGACTATTTTAACGCATGTAAATGCAAAAATTATTGAAATTATTATGTTTACTATTTCTGTTGGAATTGTCATTTCAGGCATCGTGTTTTTAATTAGTAGACGACTAGCAAATTCATTTGTAAAACCTATTGAATCTATTATCCATGCCTCTTCACAAATTGCAGAAGGGACATTACATTATAAAATTAAAGAAGACTATCCTGGAGAATTAGGAGAGTTAGCATATAGTTTAAACCATATGTCGCATAAAATAGAAACGGCTGAGCAATTGAAAAATGAATTTATTGCGTCTATTTCGCATGAAATACGCACGCCATTAACTGGAATTAAAGGCTGGAGTGAAACGCTAAAGACAGTAGAGCACTTAACAGAAGAAGAAGTTAAGCAAGGAATGGGGATTATTTCAAGTGAAACAGATCGATTAATTCATTTAGTAGAAGAATTGTTAGATTTTTCAAGAGTAGAGTCGAATCATTTTAATCTGTATAAGCAAAAGGTGCAACTATACGATATACTAAAGGAAACGATTTGGCAATTAACTCCAAAGGCTGAAAAAAAACAAATCAAACTTATTGCAAATATAGAACAAATTGAGTTAATTGGTGATCAAGATAGATTAAAACAAATTTTCTTAAACATTGTTGATAATGCAATTAAGTATTCGTATGCACAAAGTGAAGTGTATATTGATGTAACACAAGTAGAGGAACAAGCAATTATTAAAGTGACAGATCAAGGGATTGGAATTGCCAAAGAACATTTACCATTTGTAAATCAGTCCTTCTATCAAATTAATAATTATGCTGCTGGTGCAGGAATTGGCTTGGCGATCGTAAAAAAAATGGTGGAGCTGCATGGAGGCACACTGAGTATTATGAGTAAGAAAGGATTAGGCACAACAATTTTGATAAAACTCCCACTATAATTTATACAAAATTTGTTTTTGTAGTGTATTAAAATAAATAGATGTATAATTACATTGGGTGATTTATATATAAGATTTACAGGGAGAGGAATGCAATAGAATGGAAAATGTTTTTAAAGTTAAACGAATAGCAGTCGTTTTAATAGCGATTGCAGTAGTAGCTATTGGGTATTTTATGTTTCAATCTATTACTTCACCAGCTAAAGCTGTTGCTAAGCAAGAAAACACAGTACAGCTTGCAAGTGAACAACCAAAAATAGATATGAAAAAATCAGCTCCAAGTCGTTTTAATGGCAAGGAAAGAAAAGTTGCTTATCTTACTTTTGATGATGGACCAGGGAAATATACAGCTGAGCTATTAAATATGTTAAAGCAACATGATGCGAAGGCAACATTCTTTTTAATTGGAGCGAACGTAAAGGAATTTCCTGACCTTGTAAAGCGTGAAAACGCAGAAGGTCATTATGTTGGCATGCATAGTATGACACACAATTTTGCAAAGTTATATA
The DNA window shown above is from Bacillus clarus and carries:
- a CDS encoding response regulator transcription factor, producing the protein MPIILVLEDEIPIRSFIVLNLKHAGFHVLEATTGEEALEILREHTVDVALLDVMLPGIDGFQVCKTIREDNKKIGIIMLTARVQDEDKVQGLGMGADDYIVKPFSPVELTARIQSLLRRIEVHEEKTNILTSGPFSLNIAQESLYREGQLVDLTPTEYMILHYLMNNASIPVSRDKILNEIWGVNYVGETKVVDVNMRRLRQKVEQKPSEPQFILTVWGKGYVWKEAVR
- a CDS encoding sensor histidine kinase, encoding MRRKVTLYFMTVITLMLVLFEVVFSVSIYRYYYNGIVQYIESHAKTSTRFFSEYNSLYFIRLKEYSGDIIGSFQLEGTELQLIDRHGTIIQSSSGQKVEGKVNIPYSLLEGDMHHRVIITKDKQEQLEVLSPLIHQGQTIGVLKYTTILTHVNAKIIEIIMFTISVGIVISGIVFLISRRLANSFVKPIESIIHASSQIAEGTLHYKIKEDYPGELGELAYSLNHMSHKIETAEQLKNEFIASISHEIRTPLTGIKGWSETLKTVEHLTEEEVKQGMGIISSETDRLIHLVEELLDFSRVESNHFNLYKQKVQLYDILKETIWQLTPKAEKKQIKLIANIEQIELIGDQDRLKQIFLNIVDNAIKYSYAQSEVYIDVTQVEEQAIIKVTDQGIGIAKEHLPFVNQSFYQINNYAAGAGIGLAIVKKMVELHGGTLSIMSKKGLGTTILIKLPL